Proteins from a genomic interval of Schistocerca piceifrons isolate TAMUIC-IGC-003096 chromosome 3, iqSchPice1.1, whole genome shotgun sequence:
- the LOC124788588 gene encoding piggyBac transposable element-derived protein 4-like → MYVVTHNVIFFLEDEIDDSLSSDEDENDVEGVASNPAAVPYPKDSEWTAVDTYRPLPVNTTPRQILVDIDESSSVLDCSKVFLTDSDVNELKRQTNLYASQTIQKKRRGNNLKPHSVLSSWKPVTISEMRRFLGIIFHMCVSKKPKIADHWSTNPVLSCNFCPHVMSRLRFTQILSCLHLVDNSNQKKPGEDGFHPLYKVLPYYNNLKERCIQAYRPSEKVTIDEGICPFRGRVSFRVYMQNKPHKYGLKVYAVAEASSGYVVNFEVYAGKHIVDNSSSAVILRLLSDSSLLNKGHTVYLDRFYSSPELFQQLAEKGTGAVGTVNKSRKGLPKDLVSAKLKKGEMSFRRKDNVLAMKWKDKRDVYTLSTRHQATFGTHTKRNGSVVLKPLQVLDYNLNKIGVDIGDQRLQYNPFQHRTVKWWRKLYFHLLLMGVSNAFWLYNAVHRKKITITDFITVLAVQLVEDDTLEFIPRNEGTVGRLTKRHFLQHIPATTKKYAARVCHVCSSRSKKQSGKASRKETRYECEQCGVALCLEPCFKIFHTKKQYDSV, encoded by the coding sequence atgtatgtagttacacataatgtgatattctttttagaagacgagattgatgacagtttgtcttcagatgaagacgagaatgatgttgaaggtgttgcttcaaatccagcagctgtgccgtatccgaaagacagtgagtggactgcagttgacacctaccgacctctgcctgtcaacacgacacccaggcagatactagtggatattgatgagtcgagttctgtactggattgcagtaaagtgttccttactgacagtgacgtaaatgaactcaagagacagacaaatttgtatgcatcacagacaatacagaagaaaagaagaggaaataatctgaagccccattcagttttgagttcgtggaagccagtgactataagtgagatgaggcgtttcttgggtattattttccacatgtgtgtttcgaaaaagcccaaaattgcggaccattggagcactaatcctgttcttagttgtaacttttgtccccatgtcatgagccgtttgcgtttcactcagatactgtcatgcttgcatcttgttgacaattcaaatcagaaaaaaccaggcgaagatggatttcatccactttacaaagttttgccatattataataatttgaaggagcgatgtatccaggcatatcgtccctcagaaaaagtgacaattgatgaaggaatttgcccatttcgaggtcgtgtgagtttccgtgtttacatgcaaaataagcctcataagtatggactgaaagtatatgctgttgctgaagccagtagtggctatgttgtaaattttgaagtttatgctggtaagcatattgttgacaattcttcgtctgcggttattttgcgattgttgtctgacagcagcttgctgaacaaaggccacactgtgtatttagatcgattttattccagtccagagctatttcagcaactggcagagaaaggcactggagctgttggtactgtgaacaaatccaggaaaggattgcctaaagatttagtatctgctaagctgaaaaagggcgaaatgtcttttcggcgtaaagataatgtattggcaatgaagtggaaagataagagagatgtgtatacattgtctacaaggcatcaagcaacatttggtacgcatactaagagaaatgggtctgtagtattgaaaccacttcaggtacttgattacaacctcaataaaattggagtggatattggagaccaacgcctgcagtacaatccgttccagcacagaactgtgaaatggtggcgaaaattatatttccatttgctgcttatgggagtatcaaatgcattttggctgtacaatgcagtgcacaggaagaaaattacaataacagactttataacagtgcttgcagttcagcttgttgaagacgacacacttgaattcattccaagaaatgaaggaactgtaggtcggctaacaaagagacattttttgcagcacatacctgcaactactaagaagtatgctgctcgtgtgtgtcacgtgtgcagttccaggagcaagaaacagagtggcaaggcttctcgcaaagagacacgatacgaatgtgaacagtgtggcgttgcactctgcctggaaccttgctttaaaattttccacactaaaaaacaatatgattctgtgtga